A window from Primulina huaijiensis isolate GDHJ02 chromosome 11, ASM1229523v2, whole genome shotgun sequence encodes these proteins:
- the LOC140988189 gene encoding protein STRUBBELIG-RECEPTOR FAMILY 8-like isoform X2, producing MEKAVAISSLFLTRLLVIWVAVIFSFGVPVDATTDPNDGWRSSGGDPCGELWKGVICQGSSVVSLQMSGLGLSGTMGYLLNNLVSLKSLDLSGNSIHDSIPYQLPPNLTSLNLANNIISGNLPYSLSSMTSLTYLNVSRNILSQGVGDLFANHSALANLDISFNNFTGDLPPSFSTLTNLSTLRVQNNKLTGSLNVLVGLPLIDLNVANNNFSGWIPQELNSVTNFVYDGNGFANGPAPPPPPYTPPPPGRSGNGSNHTPKSGHTPESNARNGNKKNGLTTGSILGWVLGSLSATILLLLALVFCLRRESKKEISARTSVGTLPSNDKVNTEMQERRAKPTATVSDLKPTAMENMTIERLQGKNGSVKRVKSPITATSFTVATLQTATNSFSQENLIGEGSLGRVYRAEFPNGKIMAIKKIDSAALSLQEEDNFLEAISNMSRLRHPNIVALAGYCAEHGQRLLVHEYIGNSNLHDMLHYADERSKMLTWNARVRVALGTARALEYLHEVCLPSVVHRNLKSANILLDDEFNPQLSDCGLASLTPNTERQVSSAQVIGSFGYSAPEFALSGMYTVKSDVYSFGVVMLELLTGRKPLDSSRVRSEQSLVRWATPQLHDIDALSKMVDPILNGMYPAKSLSRFADIIALCVQPEPEFRPPMSEVVQALVRLMQRAVIVKRQPSEDSGFAFKNPDHEADDLQ from the exons ATGGAGAAAGCGGTGGCCATCTCTTCTCTATTCCTCACTCGCCTTCTGGTAATCTGGGTGGCGGTGATCTTCAGCTTCGGTGTTCCGGTTGATGCTACTACCGATCCCAATGATG GATGGAGATCCAGCGGCGGTGATCCCTGTGGAGAGTTGTGGAAGGGAGTTATCTGCCAAGGTTCTTCTGTAGTGTCTTT GCAAATGTCTGGGTTGGGACTGAGCGGAACAATGGGATACTTGCTCAATAACCTTGTGTCACTAAAGTCATT GGATTTGAGTGGCAATAGTATCCATGATTCAATTCCGTATCAGCTACCACCAAACCTGACAAGCCT AAACCTTGCAAACAACATCATAAGCGGGAACCTTCCTTATTCTCTTTCTAGTATGACCTCACTTACTTACCT GAATGTTAGCAGAAATATTTTGTCTCAGGGAGTTGGAGATTTGTTTGCCAATCATTCTGCTCTAGCAAACTT GGACATTTCATTCAATAATTTTACTGGAGATCTCCCACCTTCCTTCAGCACTCTAACCAATCTTTCAACTCT TCGAGTGCAGAACAATAAACTTACTGGTTCTCTCAATGTTCTCGTCGGTCTGCCTTTAATCGATTT AAATGTTGCTAACAATAATTTTAGTGGCTGGATACCCCAGGAACTAAATTCGGTCACCAATTTTGT ATATGATGGAAATGGGTTTGCTAATGGTCCTGCTCCTCCTCCTCCACCGTATACCCCACCTCCTCCAGGTCGCTCCGGCAACGGGAGCAATCACACTCCTAAAAGTGGTCATACACCTGAATCTAATGCTCGAAATGGAAATAAGAAGAATGGGTTAACAACAGGGAGCATATTGGGGTGGGTTCTAGGATCTTTGTCTGCAACTATTTTGTTGCTTCTTGCCCTAGTTTTTTGCCTTCGAAGGGAATCCAAGAAGGAAATTTCTGCACGAACCTCAGTGGGAACCCTTCCCAGCAATGATAAAG TGAACACAGAGATGCAAGAGCGCCGTGCGAAGCCAACAGCCACTGTATCTGATCTGAAGCCCACAGCAATGGAAAACATGACAATTGAACGATTACAGGGAAAAAATGGATCTGTCAAAAGAGTGAAGTCCCCAATAACCGCCACTTCTTTTACAGTTGCCACTCTTCAAACTGCAACTAATAGCTTTAGTCAGGAAAATCTGATTGGTGAAGGTTCCCTTGGTCGTGTCTATAGGGCAGAGTTTCCCAATGGGAAG ATTATGGCCATAAAAAAGATAGACAGTGCAGCATTGTCTCTGCAGGAAGAAGATAATTTTCTTGAAGCCATTTCTAATATGTCACGTCTGAGGCATCCAAATATTGTTGCACTGGCAGGATACTGTGCAGAGCACGGGCAACGTCTTCTGGTTCATGAATATATTGGAAATAGTAACTTACATGATATGCTGCACTATGCTGATGAGAGGAGCAAAATGCTGACATGGAATGCACGTGTTAGAGTAGCACTTGGCACTGCTCGGGCTTTGGA GTACTTGCACGAAGTGTGTTTGCCTTCCGTTGTACATAGAAACTTGAAGTCCGCAAACATTTTACTTGACGATGAGTTCAATCCCCAGCTTTCAGATTGTGGATTAGCTTCTCTAACACCGAACACAGAACGACAG GTTTCATCGGCCCAAGTGATTGGTTCATTTGGCTACAGTGCACCTGAGTTTGCCTTATCCGGGATGTACACTGTAAAAAGCGACGTATACAGTTTTGGTGTTGTTATGTTAGAGCTCCTGACTGGTCGGAAACCGCTTGATAG TTCAAGAGTGAGATCAGAACAGTCACTTGTGAGATGGGCCACTCCTCAACTCCACGATATCGATGCTTTATCAAAGATGGTTGACCCTATCTTAAATGGAATGTATCCGGCCAAGTCTTTGAGCCGTTTTGCAGATATCATTGCCCTCTGTGTTCAG CCTGAGCCTGAATTTCGACCTCCCATGTCTGAAGTCGTGCAAGCCCTGGTTCGGTTGATGCAAAGGGCAGTGATCGTCAAGAGACAACCCAGTGAGGATTCGGGTTTTGCATTCAAGAATCCAGATCATGAAGCAGATGACTTGCAGTAG
- the LOC140987116 gene encoding uncharacterized protein isoform X2, with translation MAASSSAECVAAAALRSVLQRVNKTADLSGRASDRIRVVAVSKTKPVPLIRQVYDAGHRHFGENYVQELIDKAPQLPDDIEWHFIGNLQSNKVKPLLNGVPNLSMVETVDDEKIANHLDRVVGNIGRKPLKVLVQVNTSGEESKSGVEPSGCVELAKHVRLNCPNLEFCGLMTIGMPDYTSTPDNFKTLANCRSEVCKELGMAEEQCELSMGMSGDFEMAIEMGSTNVRIGSTIFGAREYPEKLSN, from the exons ATGGCGGCGAGTTCCTCTGCTGAATGCGTGGCTGCGGCGGCGCTAAGATCGGTCCTCCAGCGGGTTAACAAGACAGCAGATCTTTCCGGCCGTGCATCTGATCGTATCCGAGTTGTAGCAGTGAGCAAGACTAAACCGGTACCTCTCATCCGCCAAGTGTATGACGCCGGCCACCGCCACTTTGGCGAAAACTATGTCCAAGAACTCATAGATAAAGCTCCTCAG CTTCCCGATGATATAGAGTGGCATTTCATTGGGAATTTGCAGAGCAATAAAGTGAAACCTCTTCTAA ATGGTGTTCCAAATCTTTCCATGGTGGAGACTGTTGATGATGAGAAG ATTGCAAATCACCTTGACCGTGTGGTTGGAAACATTGGAAGAAAACCTTTGAAAGTACTGGTCCAAGTGAATACAAGCGGCGAAGAAT CTAAATCTGGGGTTGAACCTTCTGGTTGTGTTGAGCTTGCCAAACATGTTAGGCTGAACTGTCCGAACCTTGAATTTTGTGGTCTCATGACAATTGGGATGCCGGATTATACTTCTACCCCAGATAATTTTAAG ACATTAGCAAACTGTAGAAGTGAGGTTTGCAAGGAACTTGGGATGGCAGAAGAGCAATGTGAGCTCTCGATGGGCATGTCTGGAGACTTTGAGATGGCT ATTGAGATGGGGAGTACAAATGTTAGAATTGGATCTACCATATTTGGAGCAAGGGAGTATCCTGAGAAACTATCAAACTAG
- the LOC140988245 gene encoding O-fucosyltransferase 15-like: protein MSHSNLSDLTTTSGNTSNEEYGDDPPISGFRVHSRKSSSPARLSGSSPVNSFGSLPPTRFSAFSLSPDSSTTWFDGFLCGAVIDTKKMNKAKIKVWYRNKKTIGLAVLIGSFFLMNWWMLSRIQEPGRTLEEIKVKLLKANSSTVSIRGELEKLGRGRKPQKTIFVRLLSKAAHALAEEQNKPEPKDLWVEPYIRASSWTPCSHTRDWKPSEGDNGYIVVTANGGINQQRVAVCNSVAIARLLNATLVLPKFMYSSVWRDSSQFGDIYQEEHFINYLKPDIRIVKKLPKELQSLDLNALGSVVTDIDVVKEAKPSFYLKNILPVLHRNRVVHFVGFGNRLASDPIPRQIQRLRCRCNFYALRFVPKLQEMGALLIQRMRQNDTGLGLLDHYLVGPFSKSKMKGQKVHAAKTSRYLALHLRFEIDMVAHSLCEFGGGEEEMQELEAYRDIHFPALAELKKTKRLPSPTDLRSEGLCPLMPEETVLMLAALGFNRRSHIYLAGAHIYGGKSRLAALTTLFPNLVTKENLLSSAEIEPFANFSSQLAALDFIVCTASDVFAMTDSGSQFSSLVAGYRIYYGGGKMPSIRPNKRRLADIFVKNNTIEWKVFETRVRKAVRQNKRVFSRPIGRSVYRYPRCRDCMCYTA, encoded by the exons ATGTCCCACTCCAATCTCTCCGACCTCACCACGACAAGTGGCAACACGTCCAACGAAGAATATGGCGATGATCCACCAATTTCAGGGTTTCGGGTTCATTCCCGGAAGTCAAGTAGTCCGGCCCGTCTGAGCGGTTCTTCACCTGTCAATTCTTTCGGGTCGTTGCCCCCGACCAGATTCTCGGCCTTTTCCCTCTCACCCGACTCTTCGACGACGTGGTTTGATGGGTTTCTTTGCGGTGCTGTAATTGATACCAAGAAAATGAACAAAGCCAAGATAAAGGTGTGGTATAGGAATAAGAAGACGATTGGATTGGCGGTTTTGATTGGTTCTTTTTTCTTGATGAATTGGTGGATGCTTTCTCGAATCCAAGAACCGGGTCGAACCCTTGAGGAAATCAAGGTTAAGTTGTTGAAAGCAAATTCTTCCACCGTATCTATCCGG GGAGAGTTAGAAAAGCTTGGTAGAGGGAGAAAACCTCAGAAAACAATATTTGTGAGGCTTTTGTCTAAGGCTGCTCATGCATTAGCTGAG GAACAGAACAAGCCTGAGCCTAAGGACTTGTGGGTGGAACCTTACATCCGTGCTTCTTCCTGGACTCCTTGTTCTCATACAAGAGATTGGAAACCTAGTG agGGTGACAATGGTTATATAGTGGTCACCGCAAATGGTGGAATAAATCAGCAGCGAGTTGCT GTGTGCAATTCTGTTGCTATTGCTAGGTTACTTAATGCAACACTTGTTCTTCCCAAATTTATGTACAGCAGTGTTTGGAGAGATTCCAG TCAGTTCGGGGATATATACCAGGAGGAGCATTTCATCAACTACTTGAAGCCTGATATTCGAATTGTCAAGAAACTTCCAAAGGAATTGCAGTCATTAGACTTAAATGCCCTTGGAAGTGTG GTGACAGATATAGATGTGGTAAAAGAGGCTAAGCCaagtttttatttgaaaaatattcttCCCGTTTTACACCGTAACAGAGTCGTCCATTTTGTTGGATTTGGGAACCGATTAGCATCTGATCCCATACCACGTCAAATACAG AGACTTCGATGCAGATGCAATTTTTATGCCCTGAGGTTTGTTCCAAAATTACAAGAAATGGGCGCTCTGCTGATTCAGAGAATGCGTCAAAATGATACCGGCTTGGGACTTTTGGACCATTATCTTGTTGGCCCTTTTTCAAAGTCAAAGATGAAGGGGCAAAAAGTTCATGCAGCTAAAACATCTAGATACTTGGCCTTACATCTGAGATTTGAAATTGACATGGTGGCTCATTCTTTGTGTGAATTTGGTGGAGGTGAAGAAGAAATGCAAGAATTAGAGGCTTACAGGGATATCCATTTTCCTGCATTGGCAGAGCTGAAGAAGACTAAAAG GTTACCCTCCCCGACAGATTTAAGATCGGAAGGACTATGCCCGTTAATGCCGGAGGAGACAGTGCTCATGCTTGCGGCCCTTGGTTTCAACCGGAGGTCTCACATATACCTTGCAGGGGCTCATATTTATGGAGGGAAGTCGAGATTGGCAGCCTTGACAACATTGTTTCCTAATTTAGTAACCAAAGAAAACTTGCTTTCTTCTGCTGAGATCGAGCCATTTGCAAATTTCTCATCTCag TTGGCTGCACTTGACTTCATAGTTTGCACAGCTTCAGACGTATTTGCCATGACAGACTCTGGCAGTCAGTTTTCTTCTCTAGTAGCAGGTTATCGAATCTATTATGGTGGGGGGAAGATGCCATCAATCAGGCCAAACAAACGGAGGCTTGCTGacatttttgtgaaaaacaacACAATAGAGTGGAAGGTATTTGAGACGAGAGTGAGGAAGGCCGTGAGACAAAATAAACGTGTGTTTTCACGGCCCATCGGAAGAAGTGTATACAGATATCCTCGATGTCGGGATTGTATGTGTTATACGGCTTAA
- the LOC140987116 gene encoding uncharacterized protein isoform X1, with protein sequence MAASSSAECVAAAALRSVLQRVNKTADLSGRASDRIRVVAVSKTKPVPLIRQVYDAGHRHFGENYVQELIDKAPQLPDDIEWHFIGNLQSNKVKPLLNGVPNLSMVETVDDEKIANHLDRVVGNIGRKPLKVLVQVNTSGEESKSGVEPSGCVELAKHVRLNCPNLEFCGLMTIGMPDYTSTPDNFKTLANCRSEVCKELGMAEEQCELSMGMSGDFEMALIIYSGHDCRLRWGVQMLELDLPYLEQGSILRNYQTSFANYFLRT encoded by the exons ATGGCGGCGAGTTCCTCTGCTGAATGCGTGGCTGCGGCGGCGCTAAGATCGGTCCTCCAGCGGGTTAACAAGACAGCAGATCTTTCCGGCCGTGCATCTGATCGTATCCGAGTTGTAGCAGTGAGCAAGACTAAACCGGTACCTCTCATCCGCCAAGTGTATGACGCCGGCCACCGCCACTTTGGCGAAAACTATGTCCAAGAACTCATAGATAAAGCTCCTCAG CTTCCCGATGATATAGAGTGGCATTTCATTGGGAATTTGCAGAGCAATAAAGTGAAACCTCTTCTAA ATGGTGTTCCAAATCTTTCCATGGTGGAGACTGTTGATGATGAGAAG ATTGCAAATCACCTTGACCGTGTGGTTGGAAACATTGGAAGAAAACCTTTGAAAGTACTGGTCCAAGTGAATACAAGCGGCGAAGAAT CTAAATCTGGGGTTGAACCTTCTGGTTGTGTTGAGCTTGCCAAACATGTTAGGCTGAACTGTCCGAACCTTGAATTTTGTGGTCTCATGACAATTGGGATGCCGGATTATACTTCTACCCCAGATAATTTTAAG ACATTAGCAAACTGTAGAAGTGAGGTTTGCAAGGAACTTGGGATGGCAGAAGAGCAATGTGAGCTCTCGATGGGCATGTCTGGAGACTTTGAGATGGCT CTGATAATTTACTCCGGGCATGATTGCAGATTGAGATGGGGAGTACAAATGTTAGAATTGGATCTACCATATTTGGAGCAAGGGAGTATCCTGAGAAACTATCAAACTAGTTTTGCTAATTATTTCTTAAGGACATGA
- the LOC140988189 gene encoding protein STRUBBELIG-RECEPTOR FAMILY 8-like isoform X1: MEKAVAISSLFLTRLLVIWVAVIFSFGVPVDATTDPNDVQGLQILYTSLNSPWQLTGWRSSGGDPCGELWKGVICQGSSVVSLQMSGLGLSGTMGYLLNNLVSLKSLDLSGNSIHDSIPYQLPPNLTSLNLANNIISGNLPYSLSSMTSLTYLNVSRNILSQGVGDLFANHSALANLDISFNNFTGDLPPSFSTLTNLSTLRVQNNKLTGSLNVLVGLPLIDLNVANNNFSGWIPQELNSVTNFVYDGNGFANGPAPPPPPYTPPPPGRSGNGSNHTPKSGHTPESNARNGNKKNGLTTGSILGWVLGSLSATILLLLALVFCLRRESKKEISARTSVGTLPSNDKVNTEMQERRAKPTATVSDLKPTAMENMTIERLQGKNGSVKRVKSPITATSFTVATLQTATNSFSQENLIGEGSLGRVYRAEFPNGKIMAIKKIDSAALSLQEEDNFLEAISNMSRLRHPNIVALAGYCAEHGQRLLVHEYIGNSNLHDMLHYADERSKMLTWNARVRVALGTARALEYLHEVCLPSVVHRNLKSANILLDDEFNPQLSDCGLASLTPNTERQVSSAQVIGSFGYSAPEFALSGMYTVKSDVYSFGVVMLELLTGRKPLDSSRVRSEQSLVRWATPQLHDIDALSKMVDPILNGMYPAKSLSRFADIIALCVQPEPEFRPPMSEVVQALVRLMQRAVIVKRQPSEDSGFAFKNPDHEADDLQ; encoded by the exons ATGGAGAAAGCGGTGGCCATCTCTTCTCTATTCCTCACTCGCCTTCTGGTAATCTGGGTGGCGGTGATCTTCAGCTTCGGTGTTCCGGTTGATGCTACTACCGATCCCAATGATG TACAAGGGCTTCAAATTTTGTACACTTCATTGAATAGTCCTTGGCAGCTAACAGGATGGAGATCCAGCGGCGGTGATCCCTGTGGAGAGTTGTGGAAGGGAGTTATCTGCCAAGGTTCTTCTGTAGTGTCTTT GCAAATGTCTGGGTTGGGACTGAGCGGAACAATGGGATACTTGCTCAATAACCTTGTGTCACTAAAGTCATT GGATTTGAGTGGCAATAGTATCCATGATTCAATTCCGTATCAGCTACCACCAAACCTGACAAGCCT AAACCTTGCAAACAACATCATAAGCGGGAACCTTCCTTATTCTCTTTCTAGTATGACCTCACTTACTTACCT GAATGTTAGCAGAAATATTTTGTCTCAGGGAGTTGGAGATTTGTTTGCCAATCATTCTGCTCTAGCAAACTT GGACATTTCATTCAATAATTTTACTGGAGATCTCCCACCTTCCTTCAGCACTCTAACCAATCTTTCAACTCT TCGAGTGCAGAACAATAAACTTACTGGTTCTCTCAATGTTCTCGTCGGTCTGCCTTTAATCGATTT AAATGTTGCTAACAATAATTTTAGTGGCTGGATACCCCAGGAACTAAATTCGGTCACCAATTTTGT ATATGATGGAAATGGGTTTGCTAATGGTCCTGCTCCTCCTCCTCCACCGTATACCCCACCTCCTCCAGGTCGCTCCGGCAACGGGAGCAATCACACTCCTAAAAGTGGTCATACACCTGAATCTAATGCTCGAAATGGAAATAAGAAGAATGGGTTAACAACAGGGAGCATATTGGGGTGGGTTCTAGGATCTTTGTCTGCAACTATTTTGTTGCTTCTTGCCCTAGTTTTTTGCCTTCGAAGGGAATCCAAGAAGGAAATTTCTGCACGAACCTCAGTGGGAACCCTTCCCAGCAATGATAAAG TGAACACAGAGATGCAAGAGCGCCGTGCGAAGCCAACAGCCACTGTATCTGATCTGAAGCCCACAGCAATGGAAAACATGACAATTGAACGATTACAGGGAAAAAATGGATCTGTCAAAAGAGTGAAGTCCCCAATAACCGCCACTTCTTTTACAGTTGCCACTCTTCAAACTGCAACTAATAGCTTTAGTCAGGAAAATCTGATTGGTGAAGGTTCCCTTGGTCGTGTCTATAGGGCAGAGTTTCCCAATGGGAAG ATTATGGCCATAAAAAAGATAGACAGTGCAGCATTGTCTCTGCAGGAAGAAGATAATTTTCTTGAAGCCATTTCTAATATGTCACGTCTGAGGCATCCAAATATTGTTGCACTGGCAGGATACTGTGCAGAGCACGGGCAACGTCTTCTGGTTCATGAATATATTGGAAATAGTAACTTACATGATATGCTGCACTATGCTGATGAGAGGAGCAAAATGCTGACATGGAATGCACGTGTTAGAGTAGCACTTGGCACTGCTCGGGCTTTGGA GTACTTGCACGAAGTGTGTTTGCCTTCCGTTGTACATAGAAACTTGAAGTCCGCAAACATTTTACTTGACGATGAGTTCAATCCCCAGCTTTCAGATTGTGGATTAGCTTCTCTAACACCGAACACAGAACGACAG GTTTCATCGGCCCAAGTGATTGGTTCATTTGGCTACAGTGCACCTGAGTTTGCCTTATCCGGGATGTACACTGTAAAAAGCGACGTATACAGTTTTGGTGTTGTTATGTTAGAGCTCCTGACTGGTCGGAAACCGCTTGATAG TTCAAGAGTGAGATCAGAACAGTCACTTGTGAGATGGGCCACTCCTCAACTCCACGATATCGATGCTTTATCAAAGATGGTTGACCCTATCTTAAATGGAATGTATCCGGCCAAGTCTTTGAGCCGTTTTGCAGATATCATTGCCCTCTGTGTTCAG CCTGAGCCTGAATTTCGACCTCCCATGTCTGAAGTCGTGCAAGCCCTGGTTCGGTTGATGCAAAGGGCAGTGATCGTCAAGAGACAACCCAGTGAGGATTCGGGTTTTGCATTCAAGAATCCAGATCATGAAGCAGATGACTTGCAGTAG
- the LOC140987448 gene encoding homeobox protein knotted-1-like LET6 isoform X1 has product MEGGEGSGNMNTSFRGTSFMGFGDNGNGFCPMMIMPQVAATDPNGDCSQTIFLPLPSTNQQDLNRNSSSGGGGGSMMLEHNINTSTGYYFMESDGDAGSCSVKSKIMAHPHYPRLLAAYVNCQKIGAPPEVVAKLEEACASATAIGRNDRSRVGEDPALDQFMEAYCEMLAKYEQELSKPFKEAMLFLSRIECQFKALTLSHSDSGACGEAVDINGSSEEEFDVNNSFIDPQAEDRELKGQLLRKYSGYLGNLKQEFMKKRKKGKLPKEARQQLLDWWSRHYKWPYPSESQKLSLAESTGLDQKQINNWFINQRKRHWKPSEDMQFVVMDAAHPHYYMDNILGNPFPMDISPSFL; this is encoded by the exons ATGGAGGGTGGTGAGGGCTCAGGTAACATGAACACTTCTTTCAGGGGAACTTCTTTCATGGGTTTTGGAGATAACGGAAATGGGTTTTGTCCCATGATGATTATGCCTCAGGTGGCTGCTACTGACCCTAATGGGGACTGCAGCCAGACCATATTTCTACCTCTTCCATCCACTAACCAACAAGACCTCAATCGCAACAGCAGctccggcggcggcggcggttcTATGATGCTTGAACATAACATTAATACGAGTACTGGGTATTATTTCATGGAAAGCGACGGAGATGCTGGCAGCTGCTCCGTCAAGTCAAAGATCATGGCTCATCCACACTATCCTCGCCTCTTGGCTGCCTATGTTAATTGTCAAAAG ATAGGAGCGCCGCCTGAAGTGGTCGCGAAGCTCGAGGAAGCTTGCGCGTCCGCCACCGCGATAGGCCGCAACGACAGAAGCCGCGTCGGGGAAGATCCGGCACTTGACCAATTCATGGAGGCATACTGTGAAATGCTGGCAAAGTATGAGCAAGAACTCTCGAAACCCTTCAAAGAAGCCATGCTTTTCCTTTCGAGGATTGAGTGCCAGTTCAAAGCCCTTACTTTATCTCACTCTGATTCTGGTG CTTGTGGCGAAGCAGTGGACATAAATGGTTCGTCGGAAGAAGAATTTGACGTGAATAACAGTTTCATCGACCCCCAAGCAGAAGACCGTGAACTGAAAGGTCAGCTCTTGCGAAAATATAGTGGATACTTGGGCAACCTCAAACAAGAATTCATGAAGAAACGAAAGAAAGGCAAGCTGCCTAAAGAAGCAAGGCAACAGTTACTCGACTGGTGGAGCAGACATTACAAATGGCCTTATCCATCT GAATCTCAGAAACTATCCCTAGCCGAATCAACAGGCCTGGACCAGAAGCAAATAAACAACTGGTTTATTAACCAAAGGAAACGCCATTGGAAACCGTCTGAGGATATGCAGTTCGTGGTTATGGACGCCGCTCATCCTCACTACTACATGGACAATATTTTGGGCAATCCGTTCCCAATGGATATTTCTCCTTCGTTTCTTTGA
- the LOC140987448 gene encoding homeobox protein knotted-1-like LET6 isoform X2, protein MEGGEGSGNMNTSFRGTSFMGFGDNGNGFCPMMIMPQVAATDPNGDCSQTIFLPLPSTNQQDLNRNSSSGGGGGSMMLEHNINTSTGYYFMESDGDAGSCSVKSKIMAHPHYPRLLAAYVNCQKIGAPPEVVAKLEEACASATAIGRNDRSRVGEDPALDQFMEAYCEMLAKYEQELSKPFKEAMLFLSRIECQFKALTLSHSDSACGEAVDINGSSEEEFDVNNSFIDPQAEDRELKGQLLRKYSGYLGNLKQEFMKKRKKGKLPKEARQQLLDWWSRHYKWPYPSESQKLSLAESTGLDQKQINNWFINQRKRHWKPSEDMQFVVMDAAHPHYYMDNILGNPFPMDISPSFL, encoded by the exons ATGGAGGGTGGTGAGGGCTCAGGTAACATGAACACTTCTTTCAGGGGAACTTCTTTCATGGGTTTTGGAGATAACGGAAATGGGTTTTGTCCCATGATGATTATGCCTCAGGTGGCTGCTACTGACCCTAATGGGGACTGCAGCCAGACCATATTTCTACCTCTTCCATCCACTAACCAACAAGACCTCAATCGCAACAGCAGctccggcggcggcggcggttcTATGATGCTTGAACATAACATTAATACGAGTACTGGGTATTATTTCATGGAAAGCGACGGAGATGCTGGCAGCTGCTCCGTCAAGTCAAAGATCATGGCTCATCCACACTATCCTCGCCTCTTGGCTGCCTATGTTAATTGTCAAAAG ATAGGAGCGCCGCCTGAAGTGGTCGCGAAGCTCGAGGAAGCTTGCGCGTCCGCCACCGCGATAGGCCGCAACGACAGAAGCCGCGTCGGGGAAGATCCGGCACTTGACCAATTCATGGAGGCATACTGTGAAATGCTGGCAAAGTATGAGCAAGAACTCTCGAAACCCTTCAAAGAAGCCATGCTTTTCCTTTCGAGGATTGAGTGCCAGTTCAAAGCCCTTACTTTATCTCACTCTGATTCTG CTTGTGGCGAAGCAGTGGACATAAATGGTTCGTCGGAAGAAGAATTTGACGTGAATAACAGTTTCATCGACCCCCAAGCAGAAGACCGTGAACTGAAAGGTCAGCTCTTGCGAAAATATAGTGGATACTTGGGCAACCTCAAACAAGAATTCATGAAGAAACGAAAGAAAGGCAAGCTGCCTAAAGAAGCAAGGCAACAGTTACTCGACTGGTGGAGCAGACATTACAAATGGCCTTATCCATCT GAATCTCAGAAACTATCCCTAGCCGAATCAACAGGCCTGGACCAGAAGCAAATAAACAACTGGTTTATTAACCAAAGGAAACGCCATTGGAAACCGTCTGAGGATATGCAGTTCGTGGTTATGGACGCCGCTCATCCTCACTACTACATGGACAATATTTTGGGCAATCCGTTCCCAATGGATATTTCTCCTTCGTTTCTTTGA